In a genomic window of Candidatus Komeilibacteria bacterium CG_4_10_14_0_2_um_filter_37_10:
- a CDS encoding cold-shock protein — MMNGIIKRKTDKGFGFISVEGSDKDLFFHSNALVDVTFDELNEGDKVSFETEQTPKGLNAKDVKRV; from the coding sequence ATTATGAATGGCATAATTAAAAGAAAAACCGATAAAGGTTTTGGATTCATTTCCGTTGAAGGCAGTGATAAAGATTTATTCTTTCACAGCAACGCATTAGTCGATGTTACATTCGATGAACTCAACGAAGGTGATAAGGTTTCTTTTGAGACCGAACAAACACCAAAGGGTTTAAACGCCAAAGACGTTAAGAGAGTCTAG